The following coding sequences are from one Rhinoraja longicauda isolate Sanriku21f chromosome 35, sRhiLon1.1, whole genome shotgun sequence window:
- the tmem254 gene encoding transmembrane protein 254 isoform X1, with protein sequence MQAASVEPVDRMSAKGSDAYFKRTSFFWMAVVTGTFGYYTLLMFWPQSIPYKSLGLWGNLSKHLVDNYHPLLFTGYRLAWLIHVAEALYSIKLCSDKGITNSCTRIKWVLQTLLFGFTSLQHLLSYKPEQKEK encoded by the exons ATGCAAGCTGCCAGCGTGGAGCCAGTGGACAGAATGTCTGCCAAGGGCTCTGATGCTTACTTCAAAAGGACGAGCTTCTTCTGGATGGCTGTCGTTACTGGAACCTTCGGCTATTACACC CTACTGATGTTTTGGCCTCAGAGCATACCGTACAAGAGCCTGGGACTCTGGGGCAACCTCTCCAAGCATCTGGTGGACAATTATCACCCCCTTTTGTTTACTGG CTACCGGTTGGCCTGGCTGATCCATGTTGCTGAGGCACTGTATAGCATTAAACTCTGCAG TGACAAAGGGATCACAAACTCATGTACTCGAATCAAGTGGGTACTTCAAACACTCCTGTTTGGGTTCACCTCCCTCCAACACCTGTTGTCGTACAAACCCGAGCAGAAGGAAAAGTGA
- the tmem254 gene encoding transmembrane protein 254 isoform X2, with the protein MQAASVEPVDRMSAKGSDAYFKRTSFFWMAVVTGTFGYYTLLMFWPQSIPYKSLGLWGNLSKHLVDNYHPLLFTGYRLAWLIHVAEALYSIKLCR; encoded by the exons ATGCAAGCTGCCAGCGTGGAGCCAGTGGACAGAATGTCTGCCAAGGGCTCTGATGCTTACTTCAAAAGGACGAGCTTCTTCTGGATGGCTGTCGTTACTGGAACCTTCGGCTATTACACC CTACTGATGTTTTGGCCTCAGAGCATACCGTACAAGAGCCTGGGACTCTGGGGCAACCTCTCCAAGCATCTGGTGGACAATTATCACCCCCTTTTGTTTACTGG CTACCGGTTGGCCTGGCTGATCCATGTTGCTGAGGCACTGTATAGCATTAAACTCTGCAGGTGA